The Aureimonas mangrovi genome includes a region encoding these proteins:
- a CDS encoding D-alanyl-D-alanine carboxypeptidase family protein, with protein sequence MAALALLTGIAVAQPAEEDDGFATSAHQALILDADTGAILYEHNADERFLPASLAKLMTAEMVMEALAEGRATLETAYRVSDFAWRTGGAPSRTATMFAAVRSDIPVEALLQGLMVQQANDAALILAEGLEGSEDAFVHAMNRRAQELGLTGSTFVNATGLPQDGQSVTARDMALLARHIQTSHPDQYALYAQPDFEWNGIRQRNRNPLLGLEIGATGLATGFAEGQGYAIVASATREGRTNIAALAGLETERERTSETRRLLDWAQESFEARTLFTAGQRVGSALVFGGASGEVAIGVDKDVAAYIPKDRPESVEAALVYEGPLRAPITAGDKVGRIEIRVDGRTSVVHELHAQEDVVPGTFTERALGAAQELAFGWIRAL encoded by the coding sequence GTGGCAGCACTCGCGCTTCTGACCGGCATAGCGGTTGCACAGCCGGCCGAGGAGGACGACGGCTTTGCGACCAGCGCGCACCAGGCTCTGATCTTGGACGCTGACACAGGCGCCATCCTCTACGAGCACAATGCCGACGAGCGCTTTCTGCCGGCTTCGCTGGCCAAGCTGATGACGGCGGAAATGGTTATGGAGGCGCTGGCCGAGGGGCGCGCGACGCTCGAGACGGCCTATCGCGTCAGCGATTTCGCGTGGCGAACAGGCGGGGCGCCCTCCCGTACTGCGACGATGTTCGCCGCCGTTCGCTCCGACATTCCGGTCGAGGCGCTCCTGCAGGGGCTGATGGTCCAGCAGGCAAACGACGCGGCGCTGATCCTCGCCGAGGGTCTGGAAGGCAGCGAGGACGCCTTCGTCCATGCGATGAACCGCCGCGCACAGGAACTCGGGCTCACCGGCAGCACCTTCGTCAATGCTACCGGCCTGCCGCAGGACGGGCAGAGCGTGACCGCCCGGGATATGGCGCTTCTCGCCCGGCACATCCAGACAAGCCACCCGGACCAGTATGCGCTCTACGCGCAACCGGATTTCGAGTGGAACGGCATTCGCCAGCGCAACCGCAATCCGCTGCTCGGCCTTGAGATCGGAGCCACGGGTCTCGCGACCGGCTTCGCCGAAGGGCAGGGCTATGCGATCGTCGCCTCTGCCACGCGAGAGGGGCGCACCAACATTGCAGCGCTCGCGGGGCTCGAGACGGAGAGGGAGCGGACCAGCGAGACGCGCCGGCTTCTCGACTGGGCGCAGGAAAGCTTCGAGGCACGCACGCTCTTCACTGCAGGACAACGCGTGGGAAGCGCGCTCGTCTTCGGCGGGGCGAGCGGAGAAGTCGCCATCGGCGTCGACAAGGATGTCGCGGCCTACATCCCGAAGGACAGGCCGGAGAGCGTCGAAGCGGCCCTCGTCTACGAAGGGCCTCTCCGTGCGCCGATTACGGCCGGGGACAAGGTGGGGCGGATCGAGATCCGGGTCGACGGGCGGACGAGCGTCGTCCACGAGTTGCACGCGCAGGAGGACGTCGTCCCGGGAACCTTTACCGAACGCGCCC
- a CDS encoding septal ring lytic transglycosylase RlpA family protein, whose translation MDLAIGPAARRTSGLCAFLATSLALAGCQSSSSTHGGDDELAVLDQSPIFSEAEYGVAASPRVTDLKRVPRGGGREQVGKPYQVRGKWYYPKEEPGYVRSGKASWYGSNFHGRLTANGEIYDMYHLSAAHPTFPLPSYARVTNEANGHSIMVRVNDRGPYAHGRVVDLSERAAEVLDFKNDGVADVKVEYVGRAPLEGDDGPMLMASFRPGGASPINDGLPSGVMIASNDSPAQTLASFNGSTPLPGVRQIGASSAISDGLAPRQPATGSLYPVSDVPMPTLRDFSLSYAPAQAQTGAFKALAELSETRGPAREEIAIGPVEDLDLLLRIHAVAETRGTLVEAGAGEGAGLSLVVSAGVETDDALRALWNAGVSDAFVLRD comes from the coding sequence ATGGACTTGGCGATCGGACCGGCAGCGCGCCGGACGAGTGGGCTTTGCGCCTTTCTTGCCACCAGCCTTGCCCTCGCCGGTTGCCAGTCCAGTTCGTCCACGCATGGTGGTGATGACGAACTGGCCGTTCTCGACCAATCTCCGATCTTCTCAGAGGCGGAATACGGCGTTGCCGCAAGCCCGCGCGTGACCGATCTGAAGCGCGTGCCGCGCGGCGGCGGGCGCGAGCAGGTGGGCAAGCCCTATCAGGTCCGCGGGAAATGGTACTATCCGAAGGAAGAGCCGGGTTATGTCCGCTCCGGCAAAGCATCCTGGTACGGCTCGAATTTCCACGGGCGCCTGACGGCGAACGGGGAAATCTACGATATGTACCATCTGTCGGCCGCACACCCCACCTTTCCGCTGCCGTCTTATGCACGCGTGACGAACGAGGCGAACGGCCATTCGATCATGGTGCGCGTCAACGATCGCGGGCCCTATGCGCATGGCCGCGTCGTCGATCTCTCCGAACGTGCCGCCGAAGTGCTCGATTTCAAGAACGACGGTGTCGCTGACGTGAAGGTCGAGTATGTCGGGCGCGCGCCGCTCGAAGGCGATGACGGGCCGATGTTGATGGCGTCTTTCCGGCCGGGTGGAGCGAGCCCGATCAACGACGGCCTGCCGTCGGGCGTGATGATAGCCAGCAACGATTCGCCCGCGCAGACGCTCGCCTCGTTCAACGGTTCCACGCCGCTTCCCGGCGTCCGACAGATCGGCGCGTCGAGCGCCATCTCGGACGGTCTCGCGCCGCGGCAGCCGGCGACAGGCTCACTGTATCCCGTGAGTGACGTGCCGATGCCAACCCTGCGTGACTTCTCGCTTTCCTACGCACCTGCGCAGGCGCAGACCGGCGCCTTCAAGGCGCTGGCCGAGCTGTCCGAAACCCGCGGGCCGGCACGCGAGGAGATCGCGATCGGACCGGTCGAGGATCTCGATCTTCTGCTGCGCATCCATGCCGTGGCCGAGACGCGCGGAACGCTTGTCGAGGCCGGCGCAGGCGAGGGGGCGGGCCTGTCGCTCGTCGTTTCGGCCGGCGTCGAGACGGACGATGCCCTGCGTGCGCTCTGGAACGCAGGCGTGAGCGACGCCTTCGTGCTTCGCGACTGA
- the ppk2 gene encoding polyphosphate kinase 2, with protein MDDSSNGAAAWLRAEIEDTLDEEYELELSDSILSSELSRIYDKAHPETLGRQTYFKELIRLQSELIKLQDWVASTGQKIVILFEGRDSAGKGGVIKRITQRLNPRIVRVVALPAPSDREKTQWYFQRYVSNLPAGGEIVLFDRSWYNRAGVERVMGFAEPDQVEDFFRDVPEFERMLLRSGIRLLKYWFSITDEEQQMRFMMRIRDPMKQWKLSPMDLQSRVRWEQYTKAKEEMFARTSIPEAPWYIVEGNDKKRARLNCIDHLLGQIPYEPVAHEEITLPNRVFNPEYERATLPKELYVPQKY; from the coding sequence ATGGACGATTCATCGAACGGAGCAGCGGCCTGGCTGCGAGCGGAGATCGAGGATACGCTCGACGAGGAGTACGAGCTGGAGCTGAGTGACTCCATCCTCTCGTCCGAACTCTCGCGCATCTACGACAAGGCACACCCGGAAACGCTCGGTCGGCAGACCTACTTCAAGGAGCTGATCCGGCTGCAGTCGGAGCTCATAAAGCTGCAGGACTGGGTGGCGAGCACCGGACAGAAGATCGTGATCCTCTTCGAAGGGCGCGATTCCGCTGGCAAGGGCGGTGTCATCAAACGCATCACCCAGCGCCTCAACCCGCGCATCGTGCGCGTCGTCGCCCTGCCTGCCCCGAGCGATCGTGAAAAGACCCAGTGGTACTTTCAGCGCTACGTCTCGAACCTGCCGGCGGGCGGAGAAATCGTTCTCTTCGATCGATCCTGGTACAATCGCGCTGGCGTGGAGCGCGTGATGGGGTTTGCCGAGCCCGATCAGGTCGAGGACTTCTTTCGCGATGTTCCGGAGTTCGAGCGAATGCTGCTCCGCTCGGGCATCCGCCTTCTCAAATACTGGTTCTCGATCACCGACGAGGAGCAGCAAATGCGCTTCATGATGCGCATCCGCGATCCGATGAAGCAGTGGAAGCTCTCGCCGATGGACCTCCAGTCGCGCGTGCGCTGGGAACAATACACCAAGGCGAAGGAAGAGATGTTCGCACGAACGAGCATACCGGAAGCTCCTTGGTACATCGTCGAGGGCAACGACAAGAAGCGCGCGCGTTTGAACTGCATCGATCACCTGCTCGGCCAGATCCCCTATGAACCGGTCGCGCATGAGGAGATCACTCTGCCGAACCGCGTCTTCAATCCCGAGTACGAGCGCGCGACCCTTCCGAAAGAGCTCTACGTTCCGCAGAAGTACTGA
- a CDS encoding Na/Pi symporter: MTQAQSLEHTGASGNRIPQWLAVFVLIYLLISAVGLIGDGFKGATGGQAEVLFAFATNPYVGLVIGIVATALIQSSSTVTSLIVGMVAGGLPVAIAVPMVMGSNVGTTVTNTLVSLGHMRSREEFRRAFAAATVHDFFNLLAVLIFLPLEIMFGLLERCAGAIAGFFVGDADLSLSDVNFVSAATDPLVNLLTAVAGVFPGVYAGVAMIVIGLALIFLAITYIGKLLKVLMVGKAREIMHRAIGKGPITGIFSGTLVTVFVQSSSTTTSLMVPLAGSGAFSLRQIYPFMLGANIGTTITALLAATAISGAQAAHAMQIALVHTLFNVFAVIAIFGLPFLRNLPILGAETLGALAAERKIYAAAWILGVFLVLPLALVALTTLF, from the coding sequence ATGACCCAGGCGCAATCGCTCGAACACACCGGCGCTTCCGGCAACCGCATCCCGCAGTGGCTTGCCGTTTTCGTCCTGATCTATCTCCTGATCAGCGCGGTCGGCCTGATTGGCGATGGATTCAAGGGCGCGACCGGGGGGCAGGCCGAAGTGCTCTTCGCCTTCGCGACCAACCCTTATGTCGGGCTCGTCATCGGCATCGTCGCGACTGCGTTGATCCAATCATCCTCGACCGTCACCTCGCTAATCGTCGGCATGGTCGCAGGCGGGCTGCCGGTGGCGATCGCCGTGCCGATGGTGATGGGGTCGAATGTCGGCACCACTGTAACGAACACGCTGGTCAGCCTTGGCCACATGCGCAGCCGTGAAGAATTTCGCCGGGCCTTCGCAGCGGCCACCGTTCACGACTTCTTCAACCTTCTCGCGGTCCTCATCTTTCTGCCGCTCGAGATCATGTTCGGTCTCCTAGAGCGCTGCGCGGGCGCGATCGCGGGCTTCTTCGTCGGCGATGCGGATCTTTCGCTGTCGGACGTCAACTTCGTCAGCGCGGCGACGGACCCGCTCGTCAATCTCCTGACCGCGGTGGCCGGGGTGTTCCCGGGCGTCTACGCAGGGGTCGCGATGATCGTCATCGGGCTGGCACTGATCTTCTTAGCAATCACCTATATTGGCAAGCTTCTGAAGGTGCTGATGGTAGGCAAGGCGCGCGAGATCATGCATCGCGCCATCGGCAAGGGGCCGATCACCGGCATCTTCTCCGGAACCCTCGTTACGGTCTTCGTGCAGTCTTCCTCGACGACAACGAGCCTGATGGTACCGCTCGCAGGGTCCGGCGCCTTCTCGCTTCGGCAGATCTACCCGTTCATGCTTGGCGCTAATATCGGCACGACGATCACCGCCCTTCTGGCGGCGACGGCGATCAGCGGAGCGCAGGCCGCCCATGCGATGCAGATCGCGCTGGTCCACACCCTCTTCAACGTCTTCGCAGTCATCGCCATCTTCGGATTGCCTTTCCTTCGCAATCTGCCGATCCTCGGAGCGGAGACGCTCGGCGCTCTTGCGGCCGAGCGGAAGATCTATGCGGCGGCCTGGATCCTGGGTGTATTTCTCGTCCTGCCCCTCGCCCTCGTCGCGCTGACGACCCTTTTCTAG
- a CDS encoding pirin family protein, giving the protein MSWNPAMEPGCPDEVGVDAIETLIVPRSRDIGGFEVRRALPAPKRQMVGPFIFFDQAGPAELLTGQGIDVRPHPHIGLGTVTYLFRGDFHHRDSTGADQTIRPGALNWMVAGRGVTHSERTSAEARKGPNSLFGIQTWLALPETHEDVAPSFEHHGKDTLPMIEDGGISLRLILGNAYGQSAPARMLSETFYADVKLEAGARLPLPDDHEDRGIYIVEGSISIAGQEYSAPQMMVFRPGDKITVAASAHGARIMILGGATLNGPRYIWWNFVASSKERIEAAKEEWRAERWGEGRFDLPVDDREEHIPLPA; this is encoded by the coding sequence ATGAGCTGGAACCCTGCGATGGAACCGGGCTGCCCGGACGAAGTGGGCGTCGACGCGATCGAGACGCTCATCGTCCCGCGCTCACGGGACATCGGCGGCTTCGAGGTGCGCCGTGCCCTGCCAGCGCCCAAGCGCCAGATGGTCGGCCCGTTCATCTTCTTCGATCAGGCCGGGCCGGCCGAACTTCTGACGGGGCAGGGGATCGACGTCAGGCCGCACCCCCATATCGGCCTCGGAACCGTCACCTATCTGTTCCGCGGTGACTTCCACCACCGCGACAGCACCGGTGCAGACCAGACGATCCGTCCGGGGGCGCTGAACTGGATGGTCGCCGGACGCGGCGTCACGCATTCCGAGCGCACGTCTGCGGAGGCGCGAAAAGGTCCGAACAGCCTGTTCGGCATCCAGACCTGGCTTGCGCTTCCAGAGACCCACGAGGACGTTGCGCCCAGCTTCGAGCATCACGGCAAGGACACGCTTCCGATGATCGAGGACGGCGGCATCTCGCTTCGCCTGATCCTCGGCAACGCCTACGGACAAAGCGCGCCGGCCAGAATGTTGTCAGAAACCTTCTATGCCGACGTGAAGCTGGAGGCCGGCGCCCGACTGCCGCTGCCGGACGATCACGAGGACCGCGGCATCTACATCGTCGAAGGCTCGATCTCGATCGCCGGGCAGGAATATTCGGCGCCGCAGATGATGGTCTTCCGCCCAGGCGACAAGATCACCGTCGCGGCCTCAGCGCACGGGGCGCGGATCATGATCCTCGGCGGCGCCACGCTGAACGGCCCCCGCTACATCTGGTGGAACTTCGTCGCGTCCTCGAAGGAGCGCATCGAGGCGGCGAAGGAGGAATGGCGGGCCGAAAGATGGGGCGAGGGCCGCTTCGACCTGCCAGTCGACGACCGGGAGGAGCATATCCCCCTCCCGGCCTGA